atttttttcttttttaataagtgaggtctcttctttctgcattgctctttacctcctcttacttcttcctaatgaacaccgtattctttggaagcttcttgaatttcaagtcaatgtacAAAAACGTTACCATTTACCTTTGCCTAGAATGTCTCCAAACAAACTGCTTAtccaccctccaaaaaaaaaaaaaaatcaacactatAATACATCAATATCCTTAAAgctgctttcatatatatatatatatatatatatatatatatatatatatatatatatatatatatatatatatatatatatatatatatatatatatatcatccttgGTTCTCGATTCCACACAAAGAGTGTCTTTACTCAAGTATGCAATAGTACGTAGACTACGAAGAAGTAACATAACGAATTGCATTATAAACTGCAATATAATATTCCTTCGCCTTGCATAAACAGAGAAGAAATTTCCTTGTATCGAATGAAACATAACTTCaagaagaaatttattatatgaaaagaagagatgaagatgaagacgcgAGAGATTCGTAAAGTTAtgaatatttcaacattattcgAAGGTGATGCCACTGGCTCTCTGCTGCTCGGCAATTCGAATCTGCTCGATGGCGTGGGCTGGGAGTGGGTGGGGTGTTGGCAACAACGGGGACTCGGCCCGGAAGCCGTTTTCGTCCGCTACGTACCTGAGCTCACCTGTGAGACCCTCGGGGAAggggaaactgaaataaaaggataaatgaCAAAGATTTAGATAAAAGATTGGATGCAAGAAAGGTGATTTATAATGACGATATAATCACATTATTTATTCAAGACTGTAGTGAATTTTATGACATTCATAAATAGTCAATATGTTAAGGCCTCCGTAGGAGGTTAGGGCAATCAGTGCACCttgcgcggtgcactgtagacattacttaaggttctttgcggcgtcccttcgtcccctagctgcaacccctttcattcctttgactgtacccccgttcatattcttccttccttgttactttccaccctcttgtaacaattgtttcaaggtgcaattgcgaggtttatttcccgttacacctttcaaaccttctttactctaaatttccctttcagagtttaatgacctcataagtccctgcgtttggtctttggcttaaattttgtattccaatccaatctaaTATTTTAAATCTGTTATTTCGTCCATTCAGGGATCTTGCTTGTAAGCGAATTGCAATGACCACTGGAAAAAGACTagtttttttaaaacaatctGAAGGATTTCATATATTCACCTATAGCTTCCCTGGATGTTGGTCTGTCCCAAGGACCCAGGGACCCCCTGTGCCTGGACGAAGATGCCATTGTCTGTCTGGAAGGCGTAGTTGAAGCTGCCGTCTGGATTTCCAGTCCTTTCGTCCTGCAGGATTTGGGCCACAGGACCCGAAGGCTGGAAGTTTCCTTGGAAGAACTGTGGGGCAGCCATGGCCACGCCAGTCAAACAGACGATGAGGAGCTGAAAAAGAAACCGTTTAATTGTTTATATTCCTGAAACttagttttatctatttgttgatttattttccctttttttaataagtgagatctcttctttttgtattttcctttaactgttcttacttctttcttatgaatacaatattcttttgaagcttgaatttcaagtcagtggcccctgtggtgggcttgttccatacgagtagggttcgtcttctgaataataataataataataataataataataataataataataataataataataataataatgataataataatgataataataataataataataacgtcttctgttacttatttctaaaGAACCCCATATtattaggaagcttgaatttcaagtcagtggcccctgtggagggcttgttccatacgaacagggttcgtcttctgaataataataataataataataataataataataataataataataataataataataataataataataataataataataataataataaagtcttccCCATTTCTCACGAACATATACAATAATCCCCTGATGTTCCTAATGACACTTAAACTTTCAATCAAACTTGATTTGCCTCTATATTACAAGAAGAGAAATTTCTcaaaacagcaacagcagaaaGTGAAAGGAATATTTCCCTTTGCTGTCAGGAGCAATATGAAACAGCATCTCTTAATTAGTTGAAAAGGAAGACGAATCATTTTCCGCTACTCACCAGCTGCATGTTGATCGCTTGATGATTCGGGAGTAACTGTGATTCTCGTTGAGAATCCGCAGCTTATTTATATGGATAAGCCACGttctggcacagagagagagagagagagagagagagagagagagagagagagagagagagagagagagagagagagagaaagagtggacaCAATCTTGCACGCATTGAATTTCATACGTAAACAAATGAGCGGTAGAATGACTGActttttcatcctcttcttcttcttcttcttcttcttcttcttcttcttcttcttcttcttcttcttcgaaactTTCAGTTCCATCGGGTTATTTATCACCACCCGCAACAGTGGGGATTATCGGATAATTTGGAGTTTAGTGATTTATTGTCCGTGACCCTACAACTAATCTGTAGGTGTGTGAATTGTCATCCACTAATTTTTAAGTGTGAGACTTCGGTTCCTCAGGACTATACCTGATGTCACGTAGAACGTTTTCGACACAGACAAGTAACTCGAATGGATGggcataaattaacataaaattctaACAATATAgcatttcgttttctctctctctctctctctctctctctctctctctccacacacacacacctacacacctacacacacacacctacacacacacacacacacacacacacacacatatatatatatatatatatatatatatatatatatatatatatatatatatatatttacagaaggatccacagtaatatactTCATTAGCAAGacaaatgtatttgtaaatatatatatatatatatatatatatatatatatatatatatatatatatatatacatatgtaaacagaTAGATAAGTATGTaacaaataagaacaaaatagtTGCTCGAAAAGGCAACGATGTTTCGTTGGAACGAGAAGTATTACAGACTACAAAGAAAACGCCTCTGACTACTCAGACTGAATTTCAGATGCATATTTCACAGTACTGATTTTCACTTATGTTAATCATAAATTTTTCATCGTTATCTCGAAGAAGTAAAGCGACGAAAAGTACTTATGAAAAGCTCTCGTGGAAGGGATCTCGTTCGACTGGTATGAGGACCGATTTATTGTGAGCTCAGGttacagttattgttattattattgataataatattatgttcCGATATTCGTCAGTTTGATGAGAGAGTTCCCTCGGATAGAAAGCTCGGATATAAGAAACGGGGAAAtggataaaaacacacacatacacactttaatGATTAGATATTAACCCCGCATGTGAGAAACAATATTTGacgaatattgaaaatgataaaaattcagtttGTCCCTCAGATACAGTGCTCGGTTATAGGAAACGAGaaacatacacccacacacacacactataatgaTTACATATAAACCCCGCACGAGAAACAttatcaaaagaatattaaaaactaataaatacagTGAACCTAAATTCTCTGGAATAGAAGATATATACTTGAAAAGCAAAGAAGGAACCACACCCTTCTATTTAGTATTGGTTCTCGAAGTTGAAAGCCCACGGGAAAACTGAACCGTGATGACACAAAACAGAGGGCGATTCGCGTGACAAGCAACGGGTCACAAGTCACAACGAGACCTCACCAGAGAGAACTCGAGTCAGCAAGGGGTTGAAAAATCTCTGCAGACCAGTTCTGAAGGACTCAGGACCCGCTAGAGGGTCTCATGAAAGGATCCGCGTCCTCGTCTCTTGCGTAAGATTCGGGAGAGAAAGGCAGGCCGCTGGACAGAAGGTGCCGAATTACTTTTCGGAGGGTCCACTTACACCCTTCACTCTGCTGGTCTTCCTGCGGCCTCAGTTTGGGCTATCGCTACTCCCACGACTGACTGATTGGCTGGCTGATTTCATTCTAAAGACGGTGTCGCAAGATGTATGTTCGCTGGACCTTAGAAACAAACATTGCAAGAAAGTTATTGATAAGAATGTTGACCCATTTGCATAATGAAATTTCTCAAGTCTCTTATGACACCATTTCTCACTCTATACTGCCATTTGGCTCCagatattcttcttaaagcctTGTTTTTCGACTAAACAATTATTTTAGATTTACAGATCGTGTGCAGTTTAAGTCAGTTTCATTTTCCAAACCTCATTCAGTGCGTTCATTGTTCGATTTGCCGTTTACAGTCTTTCATAAAATCCAACTCAGGTACCTGTTTtagatatcattgttcctaaatagcTGAAAGgtatctaatgttatttcatgatctcattactcatttttctcttaaattcaTCTTGAGTCTTATCTCCATAGATATTATGATGCATAAGCAAGCTCTGTGTAATATTTGCAAATTGGGGTACTTAGTGTAATGACGCATTTTACCCCAAAACTGTTATTCCTctctttatctttgtttataaatattatattgttgtttaagggttaattacgTGTTTCTTTTGCTGCTGAAActggttgtttatatatatatactttcgttcttattttttgtatgctTTCACAGTTCATTAACAGTTATTCTAAAATGAAGTCATATTCATTTTATTGGGTTTTGAAGAAAGTACTACAGTCTATGGACATTACATTCTGTACATCTTGTGGTGTTTCGCTGATGAAGGCAGTACTACCTACATAATCGTATTAATCTATCTGTcaatatttactgaataattcACTAAATATTAACTTCGCCTCTGGCTCGTTCAAGGATAATTTCCTTAACTCTTAATATCAACGGGAATATTGGTCTGTGAACTCTGCAAAAGGCTTTTTCGTTATCAACAAGAGACGCAAGAgggtataaataaatttcatatattgctGCATAATACTTGTTAAACCAAAT
This Macrobrachium rosenbergii isolate ZJJX-2024 chromosome 42, ASM4041242v1, whole genome shotgun sequence DNA region includes the following protein-coding sequences:
- the LOC136827653 gene encoding cuticle protein AM1199-like, with amino-acid sequence MQLLLIVCLTGVAMAAPQFFQGNFQPSGPVAQILQDERTGNPDGSFNYAFQTDNGIFVQAQGVPGSLGQTNIQGSYSFPFPEGLTGELRYVADENGFRAESPLLPTPHPLPAHAIEQIRIAEQQRASGITFE